From Actinomycetota bacterium, a single genomic window includes:
- the hisS gene encoding histidine--tRNA ligase: MEIRAPRGTSDILPEKAGIWQFLERRAISLFEKYGYRRIITPIFEYTELFRRGIGESTDIVQKEMYTFQDRRGRSLTLRPEATAPVVRAFLEHDLLKHSQPIKLYYIGPMFRYERPQAGRYREFWQIGVEAIGSLDPALDGEVILLLMHYLKDVGLKRLELHLNSMGCSRCRPSFTESLEEYLRPRVDEFCSDCKRRIKLNPLRVFDCKKEACQDLLSNAPHILDYLCEDCKVHFHEVQEYLEMMDLTHVINPFLVRGLDYYTRTTFEVRSPHLGAQNALGGGGRYDDLVEEYGGPPTPATGFALGTERVAMALEREGVSLPKDSTLDVFLAMVGKEQKPDGFALLSRIRGEDITADMDYGGRSLKGQMKLADKLGVSYVLFLGSEELRRGVCRIRDMKTGEQVQVRLEEVPRWLKIHLKKVTGQKS; this comes from the coding sequence TTGGAGATTAGGGCACCACGGGGAACATCAGACATCCTTCCAGAAAAGGCTGGAATATGGCAATTTCTCGAACGTAGAGCCATAAGCCTATTTGAAAAGTATGGGTATCGCCGAATCATCACTCCCATCTTTGAGTACACCGAGCTGTTCAGGCGAGGAATTGGAGAGTCGACGGATATCGTTCAAAAGGAGATGTATACCTTCCAGGATAGGAGGGGACGAAGTCTCACCCTTCGCCCTGAAGCTACAGCTCCTGTAGTCCGTGCTTTCTTAGAGCACGATTTGTTGAAACATTCCCAGCCCATAAAACTCTACTACATTGGACCCATGTTTCGTTATGAGAGACCCCAAGCTGGTCGATATCGTGAGTTTTGGCAGATAGGAGTGGAGGCCATCGGCTCATTGGATCCCGCTCTCGATGGGGAAGTGATTTTGCTTCTGATGCATTATCTCAAAGATGTAGGACTAAAGCGGTTGGAACTACACCTAAATAGCATGGGTTGCTCCAGGTGCCGACCATCTTTTACAGAATCTCTCGAGGAATATCTGCGGCCAAGGGTGGATGAATTTTGCTCGGATTGTAAAAGGAGGATCAAGCTCAACCCCCTTCGTGTGTTCGATTGCAAGAAGGAAGCTTGTCAGGATCTTCTGTCCAATGCTCCCCACATTTTGGATTACCTCTGCGAGGATTGCAAGGTTCACTTCCATGAGGTGCAAGAATATCTCGAGATGATGGATCTCACCCATGTAATAAATCCGTTCTTGGTGAGGGGATTGGATTACTATACTAGGACAACCTTTGAAGTAAGATCTCCTCACCTGGGAGCCCAAAATGCTTTGGGAGGTGGAGGGCGATACGACGACTTGGTGGAGGAGTATGGGGGTCCTCCCACCCCTGCAACGGGATTTGCCCTGGGAACGGAGCGGGTTGCCATGGCCTTGGAGAGGGAAGGTGTTTCCCTTCCTAAAGATTCGACGCTGGACGTCTTTTTGGCTATGGTGGGAAAGGAGCAAAAACCCGATGGTTTCGCGCTATTGAGCCGAATAAGGGGGGAAGATATCACCGCGGATATGGATTACGGTGGTAGAAGTTTGAAGGGTCAAATGAAACTCGCTGATAAGCTTGGGGTGTCATATGTTTTGTTCTTGGGCTCCGAGGAGTTGAGAAGGGGCGTTTGTAGGATAAGGGATATGAAGACCGGAGAACAGGTCCAAGTTAGGTTAGAAGAGGTTCCCAGGTGGCTGAAAATTCACTTAAAGAAGGTCACGGGTCAAAAGTCATGA
- a CDS encoding MBL fold metallo-hydrolase, whose protein sequence is MILRRLIVGPLAANCYILAAFKGSEAAVIDPGAEGERILKAIEGDDLKLKYIINTHGHCDHFGACDQLAKATGAKIFIHADDAELLEKPVENLSLIYGAHSSSASWDELLKEGQIMTVGELKLKILHTPGHTRGSISILVDDLLFTGDLLFKGSVGRTDFPSSSWDKLMESLKKIISLPDSTKIYPGHGPETTLIQEKELNPFLQGL, encoded by the coding sequence GTGATTTTACGTAGGCTTATTGTGGGGCCACTTGCCGCGAATTGCTATATACTCGCTGCATTCAAGGGATCGGAAGCGGCAGTCATCGATCCAGGAGCTGAGGGGGAACGTATCCTCAAAGCAATCGAGGGTGACGATCTGAAGCTCAAGTACATAATAAATACTCATGGTCACTGCGACCACTTTGGAGCCTGTGATCAATTGGCGAAGGCCACCGGGGCGAAGATATTTATACACGCCGATGATGCAGAGCTATTGGAAAAACCCGTGGAAAATCTATCCCTCATTTACGGAGCTCACTCCTCCAGTGCCTCTTGGGATGAACTGCTCAAGGAAGGTCAAATTATGACCGTGGGAGAGTTAAAATTAAAGATTCTCCATACACCCGGTCATACTAGGGGAAGCATCTCCATTCTCGTGGACGATCTTCTGTTTACAGGCGATCTTCTCTTCAAGGGTTCCGTGGGTCGAACGGATTTTCCCAGCTCATCCTGGGATAAACTCATGGAATCATTGAAAAAGATAATTTCTTTGCCCGATTCCACCAAGATATACCCGGGACATGGACCCGAAACCACCCTTATTCAAGAGAAAGAATTGAATCCCTTCTTGCAGGGATTGTAA
- the dtd gene encoding D-aminoacyl-tRNA deacylase: protein MRAVVQRVKKGRVWIKNKVLAEIGQGLVVLLGISREDTQSDVAYMVDKIANLRIFEDNEGKLNLSVKQIGGEILVVSQFTLHGNCRKGRRPGYVDAAPADKAIDLYKQVISGLRGEGLMVKEGKFQEIMTVEIVNYGPVTLLIDSKKTF from the coding sequence TTGAGGGCTGTCGTTCAAAGGGTAAAGAAAGGAAGGGTTTGGATAAAGAACAAGGTTCTTGCGGAAATAGGGCAAGGACTCGTGGTCTTATTGGGCATATCGAGGGAAGATACACAATCAGATGTCGCTTATATGGTGGACAAGATCGCCAATCTCCGTATCTTCGAGGATAATGAAGGAAAATTGAACCTCTCCGTGAAACAAATAGGTGGTGAGATCCTGGTCGTTTCGCAATTCACCCTGCATGGGAACTGCAGGAAGGGGAGGCGACCTGGTTATGTCGATGCAGCCCCCGCGGATAAAGCAATCGATCTTTACAAGCAAGTTATATCCGGTCTTCGGGGAGAGGGGCTCATGGTAAAAGAAGGGAAATTTCAAGAGATCATGACCGTTGAAATCGTAAACTATGGTCCAGTGACTTTATTGATAGATAGCAAGAAAACATTTTAA